One Prosthecobacter vanneervenii genomic window carries:
- the tmk gene encoding dTMP kinase translates to MSAGFLLSFEGSEGCGKSTQIGLLRTRLETAGRRVVVLREPGGTELGESIRHLLQHAKEGATMSNETELLLFAASRAQLVREKIRPLLDDGAFVILDRFLDSTTVYQGVARGLPLESVRAINHFAIGGTLPALTLLLDMDSTIARQRIHQAGRALDRIESQPMEFFEKVRQGYLDLARAEPGRIRIIDAAVAPEAVHENIWQIITAQTHAV, encoded by the coding sequence ATGAGCGCTGGTTTCCTGCTCTCCTTTGAAGGCTCCGAAGGCTGCGGCAAGTCCACGCAGATAGGCCTGCTGCGCACGCGGCTGGAGACTGCGGGGCGGCGTGTGGTCGTGCTGCGCGAGCCAGGCGGCACGGAGCTGGGAGAGAGCATCCGGCATCTGCTGCAGCATGCCAAGGAAGGGGCCACGATGTCCAATGAGACGGAGCTGCTGCTCTTTGCCGCCAGCCGGGCCCAGCTGGTGCGCGAGAAGATCCGCCCGCTGCTGGATGACGGTGCGTTTGTCATTCTGGACCGCTTCCTGGACTCCACGACGGTTTATCAAGGCGTGGCGCGCGGCCTGCCGCTGGAGAGTGTGCGTGCCATCAATCATTTTGCCATCGGTGGCACGCTGCCTGCCCTGACGCTGCTGCTCGACATGGACAGCACCATCGCACGGCAGCGCATTCACCAGGCGGGACGCGCCTTGGATCGTATCGAAAGCCAGCCGATGGAGTTCTTTGAAAAGGTCCGCCAAGGCTACCTTGATCTGGCGCGTGCCGAGCCGGGTCGCATCCGCATCATCGATGCAGCGGTTGCGCCGGAGGCCGTGCACGAAAACATCTGGCAGATCATCACCGCGCAAACCCATGCCGTTTAA
- the vccD gene encoding Verru_Chthon cassette protein D, translated as MSLSAPRSRGFSLIEMLVVITIVVMLLALATPALTRTMQASRLSAAGEAMVGSLSEAQQTASSTNSPVEIRFFSFAEDQDQSPVYHAYQLFKITQVNQGGNGGAVNIQEVMTPVGNLVRLPEGIIIPADDTLSGAIYTKGGGVNDTKPGSSSGYSGVNGAKYNAIRFMPDGSCLVVGAATQGGMAVTTTPKDLSKNCFTLTFGSGTPVTQANLPKNFFVIQIDPYTGKVRSYKPGF; from the coding sequence ATGTCTCTCTCAGCACCGCGTTCCCGTGGATTTAGCCTTATCGAAATGCTCGTGGTTATTACCATCGTGGTTATGCTGCTGGCTTTGGCCACGCCGGCGCTCACACGAACCATGCAGGCCAGCAGGCTATCTGCCGCAGGGGAGGCCATGGTGGGATCATTGTCGGAAGCGCAGCAGACCGCCAGCAGCACCAACTCTCCAGTGGAGATACGTTTTTTCAGCTTCGCAGAAGATCAGGACCAGTCGCCAGTTTATCACGCTTATCAGCTTTTCAAAATCACTCAGGTTAATCAAGGGGGTAATGGAGGCGCTGTGAACATTCAGGAAGTGATGACGCCCGTGGGCAATTTGGTGCGGCTTCCTGAGGGCATTATTATTCCGGCTGATGACACACTCAGCGGGGCGATCTACACCAAAGGAGGTGGTGTCAATGACACCAAGCCCGGATCATCCTCGGGTTACTCGGGGGTGAACGGCGCCAAATATAATGCCATTCGGTTCATGCCTGATGGCTCGTGCCTCGTGGTCGGTGCTGCCACCCAAGGTGGGATGGCTGTCACAACTACTCCTAAGGATCTCAGTAAAAACTGCTTCACTCTGACTTTCGGTTCCGGAACTCCGGTGACGCAGGCCAACCTGCCCAAGAATTTCTTCGTCATCCAGATCGACCCCTACACTGGCAAAGTGCGGAGCTACAAGCCAGGCTTCTAA
- the guaA gene encoding glutamine-hydrolyzing GMP synthase, with translation MTLQEVAVLDYGSQYSQLIVRRVRELGFASHLYPPAELANLQNPGAIILSGGPRSTSDVDAPDVDYDKLMSFGVPVLGVCYGMQLLNIKHGGTVKPGVTREYGPAKLVVTDHADLFSGISHESQVWMSHSDTCANLASTTQVIATNEDAVPVALKWSDRCWGIQFHPEVTHSHEGTAILKNFLTKSGATLAKFDIQAFKAQMLERIKAEVGSREVICGVSGGVDSTVLAVLLAKAGVKVRCIFIDTGMMRLNEGAEVKQLFAEVGVPIEQIDASAVFLGALKGVTDPEQKRRIIGTLFVEEFWKVADNVELLAQGTLYPDVIESATSGSIASKIKTHHNRVDRIMELKEQGKVLEPLAELFKDEVRALGASLGIPHQALWRHPFPGPGLAVRIPGEITAERVATTQQADAIFINELRRSGWYERTWQAYAALLPVKTVGVKGDERSYEQAISLRAVISEDAMTADWVELPYSVLRNASNKILNSVKGVNRVLYDISTKPPASIEWE, from the coding sequence ATGACCCTGCAAGAAGTCGCCGTTCTCGATTACGGCTCCCAGTACTCCCAGCTCATCGTCCGCCGTGTGCGCGAACTGGGCTTTGCCTCGCACCTTTATCCGCCTGCTGAGCTGGCCAATCTGCAAAACCCCGGAGCCATCATCCTCTCTGGAGGCCCGCGCAGCACGTCAGATGTCGATGCTCCAGATGTGGACTACGACAAGCTGATGTCCTTTGGAGTGCCTGTGCTGGGCGTGTGCTATGGCATGCAACTGCTGAACATCAAGCACGGCGGCACAGTGAAGCCGGGGGTGACCCGCGAGTATGGCCCTGCCAAGCTGGTGGTGACTGATCACGCGGATCTCTTCAGTGGCATCTCGCATGAGTCCCAGGTCTGGATGAGCCACAGTGATACGTGCGCCAATCTCGCCAGCACCACGCAGGTCATCGCCACGAATGAAGACGCCGTGCCCGTGGCGCTGAAGTGGTCTGACCGCTGCTGGGGCATCCAGTTTCACCCAGAGGTCACGCATTCGCATGAGGGGACCGCGATTCTCAAGAACTTCCTGACCAAGAGCGGCGCCACCCTAGCCAAGTTCGACATCCAGGCCTTCAAGGCGCAGATGCTTGAGCGCATCAAGGCCGAGGTGGGCAGCCGTGAGGTGATCTGCGGCGTTTCTGGTGGTGTGGACAGCACGGTGCTGGCCGTGCTGCTGGCCAAGGCTGGCGTGAAAGTGCGCTGCATTTTCATCGACACTGGCATGATGCGCCTGAATGAAGGCGCAGAAGTTAAGCAGCTCTTTGCAGAGGTTGGTGTGCCGATCGAACAGATCGATGCCAGCGCCGTCTTCCTGGGCGCGCTGAAAGGCGTGACCGACCCTGAACAAAAGCGCCGCATTATCGGCACGCTGTTTGTGGAGGAGTTTTGGAAGGTGGCCGACAACGTGGAACTGCTGGCGCAGGGGACGCTCTATCCTGACGTGATCGAGAGCGCCACGAGCGGCAGCATTGCCAGCAAGATCAAGACGCACCACAACCGAGTGGACCGCATCATGGAACTGAAAGAGCAAGGCAAGGTGCTCGAACCTCTGGCCGAGCTCTTCAAGGATGAGGTGCGTGCTCTCGGCGCCAGCCTGGGCATTCCGCATCAGGCGCTGTGGCGTCATCCATTCCCGGGTCCGGGGCTGGCTGTGCGTATTCCGGGAGAGATCACCGCTGAGCGTGTGGCCACCACCCAGCAGGCGGATGCCATCTTCATCAATGAGCTGCGCCGTAGCGGCTGGTATGAGCGTACCTGGCAGGCCTATGCCGCGCTGCTGCCGGTGAAAACCGTGGGTGTCAAAGGAGACGAACGCAGCTATGAGCAGGCCATCTCCCTGCGTGCTGTCATCAGCGAAGACGCCATGACCGCCGACTGGGTGGAACTGCCCTACTCCGTGCTGCGGAATGCCTCCAACAAGATCCTCAACAGCGTCAAAGGCGTGAACCGCGTGCTATACGACATCAGCACCAAGCCGCCTGCCAGCATTGAGTGGGAGTGA
- a CDS encoding substrate-binding domain-containing protein produces MHAVPPRPSLVTHSADFLREALLRGEWQDVLPSERMLCTRLRISRPTLRAVLSQLEQEGVIGPVVNKRRQILAPSASSSGKPAASHLIALLSPVPQQAMPPFVLFWMDSLRELLAEAGYQLEVHVSTHCFTAKPAGGLKKLTQRAPAAAWVLFRSTPVMQRWFAEQQMPVVIAGSCAEGLSLPSVDLDYRATCRHAATMLMQKGHRRIALLLPDSSHGGDVDSALGFREAFATRDAEPCVLPHHETAEQVIATLSEALKRKPAPTAFLVARSIHALTVVTHLLRLGHRLPRDFAVVSRDDDAFLDHVSPKVTRYSADAAKFARRLAKLVLQLAQTGHTSTKPARLMPDLRRGETV; encoded by the coding sequence ATGCACGCCGTACCGCCCCGCCCTTCACTCGTGACACACAGCGCCGACTTTCTCCGCGAAGCCCTGCTGCGCGGAGAATGGCAGGACGTGCTGCCATCTGAGCGCATGCTCTGCACGCGCCTGCGCATCAGCCGCCCCACACTGCGCGCGGTGCTCTCACAACTGGAACAGGAAGGTGTGATCGGGCCCGTGGTGAACAAGCGGCGGCAGATCCTCGCGCCATCCGCCAGCTCAAGTGGAAAGCCCGCCGCCTCGCATCTGATAGCGCTTTTATCACCCGTCCCGCAGCAGGCCATGCCTCCGTTTGTGCTGTTCTGGATGGACTCCCTGCGCGAGCTCCTCGCAGAGGCAGGCTATCAGCTGGAGGTGCATGTGAGCACGCACTGCTTCACAGCCAAGCCGGCAGGTGGCTTGAAAAAACTGACACAACGCGCACCGGCCGCAGCATGGGTGCTTTTCCGATCCACTCCTGTCATGCAGCGCTGGTTTGCCGAGCAGCAGATGCCTGTGGTCATCGCAGGCTCATGCGCCGAGGGGCTTTCTCTTCCCTCCGTGGATCTGGACTACCGCGCCACCTGCCGCCACGCCGCCACGATGTTGATGCAAAAAGGGCACCGCCGTATCGCGCTGCTGCTGCCTGACTCCTCTCATGGCGGCGATGTGGACAGCGCGCTGGGATTTCGTGAAGCCTTTGCCACCCGCGATGCCGAGCCCTGCGTACTGCCTCACCATGAAACAGCCGAACAGGTGATCGCGACACTCAGTGAAGCACTCAAGCGCAAACCGGCCCCCACGGCTTTTCTCGTCGCGCGCTCCATCCATGCACTCACAGTGGTGACGCATCTGCTTCGCCTCGGCCACCGCCTGCCGCGAGACTTTGCTGTCGTCTCCCGCGATGACGACGCCTTCCTAGACCATGTCTCGCCAAAGGTGACACGTTACTCCGCCGATGCCGCCAAATTTGCCCGTCGTCTCGCAAAACTGGTGCTGCAACTTGCGCAGACCGGCCACACCAGCACCAAGCCCGCGAGACTGATGCCAGACCTGCGACGTGGCGAGACGGTGTGA
- a CDS encoding RraA family protein, with protein sequence MLPHSELLQLKRWNTPTIYNGWEQITKRDPAADGFNLEEVRDFMPQMGPMVGYAVTVVVEPSNKAHREANANAWNEYRRYVASIPGPKIVCVQDLDKPRTIGSFWGEVNSNMHRALGCVGTIVDGAIRDVDEMNNAGFKALARRMCVGHAHVHPVRWNCEVEVFGRKVNPGDLIHADKHGFLVIEPEAQPQILEASRFMDANECQTVIPAARGSAGLSSDEVLANLAAAGAQFGKNARAKFQREGEW encoded by the coding sequence ATGCTTCCTCATTCCGAACTCCTCCAACTCAAGCGCTGGAACACACCCACCATCTACAATGGCTGGGAGCAGATCACCAAGCGCGATCCTGCGGCCGACGGCTTCAACCTGGAAGAAGTCCGCGACTTCATGCCGCAGATGGGGCCGATGGTTGGCTACGCCGTCACCGTGGTGGTGGAGCCGAGCAACAAGGCGCACCGCGAGGCCAACGCGAACGCCTGGAATGAGTACCGCCGCTACGTGGCCAGTATCCCCGGGCCCAAGATCGTCTGTGTGCAGGATCTCGACAAGCCGCGCACCATCGGCTCCTTCTGGGGCGAGGTGAACAGCAACATGCACCGCGCACTGGGTTGCGTGGGCACCATCGTTGACGGTGCGATCCGTGATGTGGATGAAATGAACAATGCAGGGTTCAAAGCCCTGGCACGCCGCATGTGCGTGGGCCATGCGCATGTGCATCCCGTGCGCTGGAACTGCGAAGTGGAAGTTTTTGGGCGCAAGGTCAACCCCGGTGACTTGATTCATGCCGACAAGCACGGCTTCCTCGTGATTGAGCCTGAGGCGCAGCCGCAGATCCTCGAAGCCTCACGCTTCATGGATGCCAATGAATGCCAGACCGTCATCCCTGCTGCACGTGGCAGTGCGGGTTTGAGCAGCGACGAGGTTCTGGCCAATCTGGCCGCCGCTGGCGCGCAGTTTGGCAAAAACGCCAGGGCCAAATTCCAGCGGGAAGGGGAGTGGTAG
- the vccC gene encoding Verru_Chthon cassette protein C, translating into MKHSKYMVKAAGGRKSRARASADGFTLIELLVSITFLVILMLVVTQVMGIVQRTWVRSNSRVSQFREARKAFDLLSSNLSQATLNTYWASDLKTLNNDALGQAIQTPDGFKRQSELHFICGPTTEILTGATMAQFPGHAVFFQAPLGVVRTDASAVNAAAAGTATTVADMANLTNLICGRGYFVELDSDAYFRPSFLNSAPYSTLVPTRTRLRLMEYSPTADANRIYDSNYRSNPSNIRQWYQNTESGALANDVRSAKVNGTENDATFGRFFTRPIAENILALVISPQTENTSTTGTASSDVYQIAPDYTYDSSQLGPAVSGTAPQGTQHLLPPLLKVTMIALDERSGEYLASTTNTAQLTQLMTDVGGLFKSASRYTQDLEGTPETPGALRQMLLAAKLNYRVFTTTIALRQARWSF; encoded by the coding sequence ATGAAACACTCAAAATACATGGTCAAGGCAGCAGGTGGCCGTAAGTCCAGAGCGCGTGCATCTGCAGACGGCTTCACGCTGATCGAGCTCCTCGTGTCCATCACCTTCCTTGTCATTCTCATGCTGGTGGTGACCCAAGTGATGGGCATTGTTCAGCGCACCTGGGTGCGCAGTAATTCGCGTGTGTCACAGTTCCGTGAGGCACGAAAAGCCTTCGATTTGCTTTCCAGCAATCTAAGCCAGGCCACGCTCAATACTTATTGGGCCAGTGACCTGAAGACACTGAACAACGATGCCCTCGGGCAGGCGATTCAAACTCCGGATGGATTCAAAAGGCAGTCAGAGCTTCACTTTATCTGTGGACCGACGACCGAAATTTTGACAGGAGCTACGATGGCGCAGTTTCCCGGGCATGCCGTCTTTTTCCAGGCTCCCCTGGGAGTTGTTAGAACTGACGCGAGCGCTGTCAATGCTGCTGCGGCTGGAACCGCAACCACTGTGGCGGACATGGCCAATCTGACCAACCTGATCTGTGGACGAGGTTATTTCGTGGAACTGGACAGCGATGCCTATTTCCGGCCTTCATTCCTGAACAGCGCGCCTTACTCGACTCTCGTGCCAACCCGCACGCGGCTTCGGCTCATGGAGTACAGCCCGACGGCTGACGCAAACCGCATCTACGACAGCAATTATCGTTCAAATCCTTCAAACATCAGGCAGTGGTATCAAAATACAGAAAGCGGTGCACTGGCTAATGATGTGCGTTCTGCCAAGGTCAATGGCACTGAAAATGATGCGACTTTCGGGCGCTTTTTCACCCGGCCAATTGCAGAAAACATTCTCGCACTCGTCATTTCTCCGCAGACTGAAAATACTTCCACCACGGGTACGGCATCCAGTGACGTGTATCAAATAGCACCTGACTACACCTACGATTCATCGCAACTCGGGCCGGCTGTGTCGGGTACCGCGCCTCAGGGGACGCAGCATCTGCTGCCGCCGCTTCTCAAGGTTACCATGATCGCTTTGGATGAGCGGTCGGGCGAGTATCTGGCTTCCACAACCAACACTGCCCAGCTCACCCAGCTCATGACCGATGTCGGCGGCCTCTTTAAGTCTGCCAGCCGTTACACTCAAGATCTCGAAGGAACTCCTGAAACACCAGGTGCGCTCAGGCAGATGTTGCTCGCGGCGAAGCTGAACTACCGTGTTTTTACGACCACCATTGCTCTCAGGCAGGCACGGTGGAGCTTCTAG
- the guaB gene encoding IMP dehydrogenase, which produces MGELPSLALSFDDVLVLPGLSQVLPGDVDVSTKLASIGLNVPILSSAMDTVTESELAIALAREGGLGVIHRNCPIDQQAEHVARVKRSENTVIQHPHTVSPETKLGEVQRLMHEKGVSGFPVVDAQGKLAGMVTSRDMWYIEDEATPVSAIMTPRDKLATGTPQTSFEDALKILYTQRIEKLPLVDSNGKLAGLITKQDIVKRQMFTNAAKDANGQLRVGAAVGVGEDCVARGLAMQAAGADAVFIDAATGHTSRVMQVIARLRESLGSSIPIVAGNVVTADGARDLVKAGASAVKVGVGPGSICTTRIISGVGMPQFTAVQEVAAVCREAGVTVIADGGIRYSGDIVKALAAGADFVMLGSLLAGTAESPGNMVKWQGRTFKEYRGMGSLKAMRKGAGDRYGQNSSGKLVPEGVEARVPYKGPLAEVVFQLIGGLRSGMGYVGANTLDELRAKARFVRITAGGLKESHPHDVVITEEPVNYEPH; this is translated from the coding sequence ATGGGTGAACTGCCATCTCTCGCTTTAAGTTTCGACGACGTTCTTGTCCTTCCCGGACTGAGTCAGGTGCTGCCTGGGGACGTCGATGTTTCCACCAAACTGGCCTCCATCGGCCTGAATGTGCCGATTCTCTCCTCGGCCATGGACACCGTCACGGAGTCCGAGCTCGCCATCGCCCTTGCGCGTGAGGGCGGGTTGGGAGTGATCCACCGCAACTGCCCCATCGACCAGCAGGCCGAGCACGTGGCACGGGTGAAGCGCTCTGAAAATACCGTCATTCAGCATCCGCATACCGTTTCGCCTGAGACAAAGCTCGGCGAGGTGCAGCGCCTGATGCATGAGAAGGGTGTCAGCGGCTTCCCGGTGGTGGATGCCCAGGGCAAACTGGCCGGCATGGTGACCAGCCGCGACATGTGGTACATTGAGGACGAAGCCACGCCCGTCTCGGCCATCATGACTCCACGTGACAAGCTGGCCACCGGCACGCCGCAGACCAGTTTTGAGGACGCTCTGAAGATCCTCTACACCCAGCGCATCGAAAAGCTCCCGCTGGTCGATTCCAACGGCAAGCTGGCCGGTCTGATCACCAAGCAGGACATCGTGAAGCGCCAGATGTTTACCAATGCCGCCAAGGACGCCAACGGTCAGCTCCGCGTGGGTGCCGCTGTGGGTGTGGGTGAAGACTGCGTGGCACGCGGTCTGGCCATGCAGGCAGCCGGGGCAGATGCCGTCTTTATCGACGCCGCCACCGGTCACACCAGCCGCGTGATGCAGGTCATCGCCCGTCTGCGTGAGAGTCTAGGCTCCAGCATTCCGATCGTGGCTGGCAATGTGGTCACTGCCGATGGTGCGCGCGACCTTGTGAAAGCAGGCGCTTCTGCCGTCAAGGTGGGGGTGGGCCCTGGCTCCATCTGCACCACGCGTATCATTTCCGGCGTGGGCATGCCGCAGTTTACAGCTGTGCAGGAGGTGGCTGCTGTCTGCCGTGAGGCAGGCGTGACCGTCATTGCTGATGGTGGCATCCGTTATTCAGGCGACATCGTCAAAGCGCTCGCTGCAGGTGCTGATTTCGTGATGCTGGGATCTCTCCTGGCTGGCACGGCTGAAAGCCCTGGTAATATGGTCAAGTGGCAGGGGCGCACCTTCAAGGAATACCGTGGCATGGGCAGTCTCAAGGCCATGCGTAAAGGTGCTGGCGATCGCTACGGGCAGAACAGTTCCGGCAAACTGGTGCCCGAAGGCGTCGAAGCACGCGTGCCATACAAAGGCCCGCTTGCTGAGGTGGTCTTCCAGCTCATCGGCGGCCTTCGCTCCGGCATGGGCTACGTGGGTGCCAATACGCTTGACGAACTGCGCGCCAAGGCCCGCTTTGTCCGCATCACTGCCGGTGGTCTCAAGGAGAGCCATCCGCACGATGTCGTCATCACCGAAGAGCCGGTGAACTATGAGCCGCATTGA
- the vccB gene encoding Verru_Chthon cassette protein B, protein MNLSIPSRRAGSRRASFSNAGFSLVEVALAVAIAALAIITLLGLLPQGLEMSRKTSLLTTNSNILEQVIRNYENMQFTSLPSGLTLKYFTDQGLEVSATSKEISYVVQIDARFKAALPKAETEEPNLCRLVIKVATTSNTSFNFESPDTKMSYATFNHLIAKSR, encoded by the coding sequence ATGAATTTATCCATTCCCAGTCGCCGAGCGGGTTCCAGGCGTGCCTCTTTTTCCAACGCTGGATTCTCCCTTGTGGAAGTCGCCTTGGCTGTAGCGATTGCGGCACTTGCGATCATCACCTTGCTGGGGCTGCTCCCGCAAGGGCTTGAAATGTCTCGCAAGACCTCCCTGCTCACCACCAACAGCAACATTCTGGAGCAGGTCATACGCAATTACGAGAACATGCAGTTCACCTCGTTGCCGAGTGGCTTAACGCTCAAGTACTTTACGGACCAGGGCCTGGAGGTGTCGGCCACCTCGAAGGAAATTAGCTATGTGGTCCAGATTGATGCAAGATTCAAGGCGGCACTGCCCAAGGCAGAGACGGAAGAGCCCAATCTGTGCCGCCTTGTGATCAAGGTAGCCACGACGAGCAATACCTCATTCAATTTCGAATCGCCAGACACCAAGATGTCTTATGCGACTTTTAACCATCTCATTGCCAAAAGCCGCTGA
- a CDS encoding sialidase family protein — protein sequence MKHLASLLLLCSTLAAAEPFIEKQDLFIVGDNPAYQLYHIPGIVVTAKGTVLTWCEARKRAAGVSDWDDIRILLRRSTDEGKTWSSPQSIANVEGPKEKNPFALKMKNVDPNDVTYNNPVLISDKDGTVHMLFCLEYERCFYQHSVDDGLTWSKPVEITAAFDAFKKDYDWKVLATGPDHSIQLKSGRLVVPVWLSTGTGGNAHRPSVTATIYSDDQGKTWKAGDIAVPCTEEWINPNETVAVELNDGSVMLNVRSESKAHRRLITISKDGATGWSTPKFDDALLEPICMGGIVRYDHDGQSLILFSNPHNLEKAKGKAEPGKNRDRKNVSVKLSRDEGQTWPVSKSIEPGPSMYSDIAVTKSGTILCFYGRSGDGSVLAHFAGGRLTLARFNLEWLTAAQ from the coding sequence ATGAAACATCTCGCCTCACTCCTGCTGCTTTGCAGCACGCTCGCTGCCGCCGAACCCTTCATCGAAAAACAGGATCTTTTCATCGTCGGAGACAATCCCGCCTATCAGCTCTATCACATTCCCGGAATTGTAGTGACAGCCAAGGGCACGGTGCTGACCTGGTGTGAGGCGCGTAAACGTGCCGCCGGTGTCAGCGACTGGGATGACATCCGCATCCTGCTCCGTCGCAGCACGGATGAAGGCAAGACCTGGAGTTCACCTCAAAGTATTGCCAATGTGGAGGGACCAAAGGAGAAAAACCCTTTCGCGCTCAAAATGAAGAACGTTGATCCCAATGACGTGACCTACAACAACCCTGTGCTCATCTCTGACAAAGACGGTACGGTGCACATGCTCTTCTGCCTGGAGTACGAGCGCTGCTTCTACCAGCACAGCGTGGACGATGGTCTCACCTGGAGCAAGCCCGTCGAGATCACAGCCGCCTTTGACGCCTTCAAGAAAGACTATGACTGGAAGGTGCTGGCCACCGGGCCGGACCACAGCATCCAGCTCAAGAGCGGCCGTCTCGTTGTCCCTGTGTGGCTTTCCACCGGCACGGGTGGAAACGCACATCGCCCCAGTGTCACCGCCACCATCTACAGCGATGACCAGGGCAAAACCTGGAAGGCTGGCGATATCGCCGTGCCCTGCACAGAAGAGTGGATCAATCCGAATGAAACCGTGGCCGTCGAACTTAACGACGGCAGCGTCATGCTGAATGTGCGCAGTGAGTCCAAGGCGCACCGTCGCCTCATCACGATCAGCAAGGATGGTGCCACAGGCTGGAGCACGCCAAAGTTTGATGACGCGCTGCTGGAGCCCATCTGCATGGGCGGTATTGTGCGCTACGATCACGACGGACAAAGCCTCATTCTTTTCTCCAATCCGCACAATCTGGAGAAAGCAAAAGGCAAAGCAGAACCCGGCAAAAACCGCGACCGCAAAAATGTCAGCGTGAAGCTCAGCCGCGACGAGGGCCAGACCTGGCCGGTGAGCAAGTCCATCGAACCTGGGCCGAGCATGTACTCAGACATCGCGGTGACCAAGAGTGGTACCATCCTCTGCTTCTACGGCCGCAGCGGTGACGGCTCTGTGCTGGCCCACTTTGCCGGAGGTCGCCTGACTTTGGCCCGCTTCAATCTGGAGTGGCTCACGGCTGCCCAGTGA